Sequence from the Bacteroides sp. MSB163 genome:
CTTTGGGAGTTTAAAAGTAAATTAGTCCCCACACTTTGGGAGTTTTACCCCTCTTTTTTTGTTTTAATGTGGGGATTGTGTATATTTGCAGCAAATCAATCGTTTATGAAAAAGAAACTACCTATTACCAAGAATAAAGATGTTGTTGTTTCATGGGTATATACATGGTCAAAACAGCAAGACATGTCCATACACGAACAAAGAATAGTTCTTCGCATACTGGAAGCGTGCCAAGCTGAACTAAAGGGAGTAAAACTGAAAGATTATGCAGGCACGAAACGCAAGTTTGAGCATGGACTTTGGGATGTTGATGCACAAATGCATGTATCTGACGTTATTTTTTCCGGACGTGATTACAATGAAATCATAGCCGCACTCGATTCTTTGGCAGGACGTTTTTTTACTTACGAAGATGACGAGGAATGGTGGAAGTGCGGATTTATATCTAACCCAAAATATAAAAAACGCACTGGCATTATAACCTTTCGTGTGTCTAACGACCTTTGGGATGTGTTTACCAAGTTCGCCAAGGGGTACAGAGAATTTGAGTTAAACAAGGCTCTTGCGCTACCTACTGGGTATTCCCTTAGGTTTTACATGTTAATGAGTGGGCAGGTGTACCCTTTGGATATATCCCTTGAAAACTTGAAAGACCGTCTTGGCATACCTGCGGACAAATACAAGGACAAGAACGGAAAAGACAGAATAGATCATTTTGAGGAAAGAGTTTTGAAACCAGCAAAGGCTGCGCTTGATGAGAGCTGCCCATACACTTTCAACTACGTGAAAGTGCGTGAAAACCCAAACAACAAACGTAGCAAGGTGACCGGGTTTAGGTTCTACCCGGTCTATCAACCACAGTTCAGAGATGAAGAACTGGAAGGGAAAGAATTGCAAGCAAAGGTTACAGCACGATATCAGATAGACAGCCATGTGTACGAGTACCTCCGTTATTCCTGCGGCTTCACATCGGAAGAGATAAACCGGAACAAAGAGACATTCATAACGGCACAAGAAAAGATAACCGACCTTATCGGAGAACTGGCTCTCCTAAACGGAAAATCACGAGAAAAGAACAATCCGAAAGGGTGGATTATAAACGCCCTTAAAGGGAAAATCAAGGATAAGTAACAAGATTACCCGGCTGAAACACTCCGGGTAATCTTGTCAAATCAGAGGAACGATTTCCATTTCTACACCAAGTTCTTTCATCTGCTGTTGTATTTCCTCGCTGCTTAGTTTCTCTCTCGCCAGTGCAAGCCCATGAAAGGCGTCCCAGCCTGCCGGCTTCGAAACGATACTACCGTTTAGGACGGCATGGGTGATTTCGCCGCCGGACTTCGCACCCTTGTTCAGTATGAAGAAGAACCGGGGTTCTTCGTGTTCCGTTGTTCCCATAATTCGTAAAGTTAGATGTTTATTTATTCCCCTTTTGTTCCCTTGCCTGCTCTTGGTAGTATTCATAATACTGCTTGTAGTTATCCCGGTCTTTGGCTGCATCCGTCCAAAGATAGCACATGAAACAAGCGAACAATAGGGAGATAACAGCACAAAGGATTGAGTAGAACGAAATTCGTTTGTCCACATAACCGCCGTTTTTCATTCTGTACCCCTGCCGTTCAAAGTCCGCCAACACGTTTTTTAGGCGATTTTCGGCACTTTCAAGGCTTTTCCCGTCTATTTGTACCTTTCGGGCTGTTGCGTCCTCTATGCGCTTCGTATAGACTTCAACACGCTTTAGTTCTTGATACACCAGTTCTACCGCAAGCTGCGGGTTTACCCTTGGCGTTGTATCTTTTCTTTTCCGGGGGCTGTACTGTCCCTGCTTAACGTTGGAAGCTGCCGCTTCCGGGTGTGAGTTTGTTTCCATGAGATATGTTCATTGAGTTGCACTTCAGTTTGCTTTGTGTCCGCTCGATATGGGCGAGAGTGTAGCCTTTCCCTATCTCGCTTGCCTTATACTCCGTACCGCTTCGGGCTGTGACATAGTAGCCGTTAAGTTTCCCGGTGCTTGCCCTGGCTTCCCGGACTTTAAAACCTCTCTTACCAAGTTCTTCCTTGAATTTGGTAAAGTCAAAGCCCTGCATCTTCTTCAATACGCCGTCCATGGCTTCCTTGATTTCCGCTTTGTTGACTTTGCCAATGTCCTGCGACTGTACAAAGTTCCGTTCCTTGGCTATGGCATTGGCGGCTTCCGTTGCCTTTTTCCCTATCCAGTTGTCCCGGTACAGTTCCCCGGAAAGGGAAACCCGGTTTGCCAGTATGTGCAGGTGGGCTTGCTCTTTCTTGCTCTCCGTACCGCTGTGCCGGATGATGATGTACTGGTGGTTCGCCAACCCCATGCGCTGCATGAAGTCGTTACCAAGTTCCGCCCAGTCCGCATCCGTAAAGGTGGCGCTTTCCTCTATCGAGGGGCTGACCTCGAAACGTAGGCAGTTGTTTTTTACGTTCGGAAAATCAATGTGATACGGTTTCATTTCCTGCACCATTTCCGCACCAGTACACCCATAAAGTTCATGCCGGGCTATCTCGGTGGCTACTGCCTGCCCGTTTATCTCTTTGGCGAGGTCGTACTCCAATGCCGCCACACCATGTGATATGCTTTTCCCTTTCCCTATCATCGTGAGAGTATTTTTTTGAGCTCTGTAATTAGTGCCCGGTTCTCCTCGAACACTTCCCGGTACTGGCGACCACCGAAGTAGTTGTTCAGCCGTTGGAGCGTTCCTTTCAACTGGGCTATGTCCCGGAGAAGCTGCCGTTCCTCCTCGGTGTACCTCTCCCTTGGGCGCCCCCCAAGGGACAAACTCCGGCAGTATTCCGATACGCTTAGACTGCACCGGGCTGCCTGCTCCGCAAGTGCGTCCTTTTCAAGTTCGGTACACCGGAATGTAATCTTTTCGTTCCGTCTTAGTTCCATGCCACAAAGGTAATCTTAAAATCTTTTTGAGCAAAGCGAGAAAAGCAAGAATTGTCCGACAAGGACACTTCTTGCTATATATACACATGCCGCATGGGAATACATCCACGCCAACCGCCCAGCAAAAAGCCCCGGCGTGTTAGAAAATCCCCCACAGCCTAACAAATTCTACCCCATTTCTACCCAAGGGGATTACACGCCGCAGAAGTCATCCGGGAACATGTCTTCCAGTTCGTCCAAATCAATGGTTTCTTCTTCGGACACCTCCACCCATTCAATGTTTTCTTTCCCTCTTATCGCACATGAGTACATCTCGGCGGCGGCAAGAGAAGAGAACACCTCGTGCATAGGCTCGCCGTTCTCTAACCAGTAAACACAATATTCGACCATAACAGTTTTATCATTTATCGTTGTAATGCCCCTCTACCTCCAAGATGTAGACCTCTACCAC
This genomic interval carries:
- the mbpB gene encoding mobilization protein MbpB, whose protein sequence is MIGKGKSISHGVAALEYDLAKEINGQAVATEIARHELYGCTGAEMVQEMKPYHIDFPNVKNNCLRFEVSPSIEESATFTDADWAELGNDFMQRMGLANHQYIIIRHSGTESKKEQAHLHILANRVSLSGELYRDNWIGKKATEAANAIAKERNFVQSQDIGKVNKAEIKEAMDGVLKKMQGFDFTKFKEELGKRGFKVREARASTGKLNGYYVTARSGTEYKASEIGKGYTLAHIERTQSKLKCNSMNISHGNKLTPGSGSFQR
- the mbpA gene encoding mobilization protein MbpA; amino-acid sequence: MELRRNEKITFRCTELEKDALAEQAARCSLSVSEYCRSLSLGGRPRERYTEEERQLLRDIAQLKGTLQRLNNYFGGRQYREVFEENRALITELKKILSR
- a CDS encoding replication initiation protein yields the protein MKKKLPITKNKDVVVSWVYTWSKQQDMSIHEQRIVLRILEACQAELKGVKLKDYAGTKRKFEHGLWDVDAQMHVSDVIFSGRDYNEIIAALDSLAGRFFTYEDDEEWWKCGFISNPKYKKRTGIITFRVSNDLWDVFTKFAKGYREFELNKALALPTGYSLRFYMLMSGQVYPLDISLENLKDRLGIPADKYKDKNGKDRIDHFEERVLKPAKAALDESCPYTFNYVKVRENPNNKRSKVTGFRFYPVYQPQFRDEELEGKELQAKVTARYQIDSHVYEYLRYSCGFTSEEINRNKETFITAQEKITDLIGELALLNGKSREKNNPKGWIINALKGKIKDK
- the mbpC gene encoding mobilization protein MbpC, giving the protein METNSHPEAAASNVKQGQYSPRKRKDTTPRVNPQLAVELVYQELKRVEVYTKRIEDATARKVQIDGKSLESAENRLKNVLADFERQGYRMKNGGYVDKRISFYSILCAVISLLFACFMCYLWTDAAKDRDNYKQYYEYYQEQAREQKGNK